The following DNA comes from Chloroflexaceae bacterium.
ACCCGCACGGTGCTCGAGGATGGGTCGCGCTACTTCGGTCCCTACGCCAGCGCTGCGTCGGTCTACAAGACCCTCGATCTGCTCAACCGGCTCTTCGCCTTTCGCCCGCCCTATGAGTGCAAGGACGACAAGTTCAATCGCCACCGCAAGCTGGGCAAGCCCTGCCTCTATTATCAGATGCGGCGCTGCCTTGGCCCCTGCGTGCCCGGTCTGGTCTCGCAAGAAGAGTACCGGGCGACTATTACCGCCGTCTGCCGGTTCCTTGAGGGCCGTACCGAACAGATCGTGCGTGAGATTCGCCGCGACATGGAGGCTGCCGCCGAGGCGCTGAACTTTGAACGGGCGGCCTATCTCCGCGACCGGATCACGGCCATCGAGCGCATCTCCGAGCGCCAGCAGGTGTTGCGCACGGTGGACGAGGACCAGGACGTGATCGCCTTCGCCCGCGAGGACGGCTCCGCGGTGGTGCAGGTGCTGTTTATCCGCGGCGGCAAGCTGGTCAACGCCGAGCCGTTCACCCTCCAGGGCGCCGAGGACGAGAGCGACGCCGCGCTGCTGAGTTCGTTCATTACCCAGTTCTACGACCGCGCCCCGACCGTGCCGCCCACCCTGCTGCTGGCCGAACATATCGAAGAGCCGATGATCATCGCCTCCTGGCTGGCTCAGAAGTCGGGCCACAGGGTGGAGATCGCCGTGCCCCGGCGCGGCCAGAAGCGGGAACTGGTCGAGCTGGCCGCCACCAATGCCCGCCAGAAGCTCGCCGAGTTGCGCCAGCAGTGGCTCAATTCCGAACAGCGGGCCGTTGCCGGTCTCAGCGCCCTGCGCGACCTGCTCGCTCTGCCCGCTCTTCCCCGGCGCATCGAGTGCTACGATGTCTCGACCATCCAGGGCCAGCATACGGTCGCCAGTATGGTTGTCTTCGAGCACGGCGAGCCGAAACCTTCGGCCTACCGCCGCTTCCGCATCAAGACGGTCGAGGGCGCCAATGATGTCGCCGCGTTGCGCGAGGTGCTGGACCGCCGCTTTCGCCGCGCTGCGAGCGAGAGCACGTTAGCCGAAGAACCGTCGCAGGCTTTGTCACCCGCTCCTGGCGCGCCCGGCGCCAAGGACCGGGAAGGCGAGGAGCGCATGCCGGAAGAGGCGCCGTTGCTCGAGGCCGGCGCGCCAGAGGCTCATCTGCCGCCGCCCTCCGCCTGGGCCGATCTGCCCGACCTGGTGCTGATTGACGGCGGGCGCGCCCAGGTCAACGCGGCGCTGGCGGCGCTGCGCGAGGCAGGCTTCGAGCAGATCCCGGTCATCGGCGTGGCCAAGGGCCCCGACCGCGACCGTTTCGACCTGGTGCGCCCTGACC
Coding sequences within:
- the uvrC gene encoding excinuclease ABC subunit UvrC is translated as MPDFAYTSIADPVAFEERLKRVPDAPGVYLWKDAAGTLLYVGKSKRLRERMRSYFGSPRGLNAKTRRLVSHIADFDIVVTQSELEALLLEMNLIKQHRPRYNILLKDDKSYPYIKVTLQEDWPRVFPTRTVLEDGSRYFGPYASAASVYKTLDLLNRLFAFRPPYECKDDKFNRHRKLGKPCLYYQMRRCLGPCVPGLVSQEEYRATITAVCRFLEGRTEQIVREIRRDMEAAAEALNFERAAYLRDRITAIERISERQQVLRTVDEDQDVIAFAREDGSAVVQVLFIRGGKLVNAEPFTLQGAEDESDAALLSSFITQFYDRAPTVPPTLLLAEHIEEPMIIASWLAQKSGHRVEIAVPRRGQKRELVELAATNARQKLAELRQQWLNSEQRAVAGLSALRDLLALPALPRRIECYDVSTIQGQHTVASMVVFEHGEPKPSAYRRFRIKTVEGANDVAALREVLDRRFRRAASESTLAEEPSQALSPAPGAPGAKDREGEERMPEEAPLLEAGAPEAHLPPPSAWADLPDLVLIDGGRAQVNAALAALREAGFEQIPVIGVAKGPDRDRFDLVRPDRPEALALERSSPALHLVRRIDEEAHRFAIAYHRKVRGKAALTSALEEIPGIGPRRKKALLQAFGSLDGIRRASVEELAAVPGMNRKAAEMIKGLLG